One Janthinobacterium sp. TB1-E2 genomic region harbors:
- the mdcE gene encoding biotin-independent malonate decarboxylase subunit gamma: MNAITDTSRGAVWLAALTQHAAPLSDYPPSVRVADAPLAGEAARYLAVLPDPDNRFTRARTGEIGLVEAWQLARAVRQAVVEDRALTVKRPIVAVIDVASQAYGRREEAYGIHQALAGAAGAYAEARLAGHPVIGLIVGKAMSGAFLAHGYQANRLIALDDPQVMVHAMGKASAARITLRTVEALEALAATIAPMAYDIGNYATLGLLWQTLQVAQPDDPSAQDAAAVEACLQAALADIRADPLADLSSRLGAPHRQASAKVREVLGQQW, encoded by the coding sequence ATGAACGCCATCACCGATACGAGCCGCGGCGCAGTCTGGCTGGCGGCCCTGACGCAGCATGCCGCGCCGCTGTCTGATTACCCGCCTTCCGTGCGCGTGGCCGACGCGCCGCTGGCGGGCGAAGCGGCGCGCTACCTTGCCGTGCTGCCCGACCCGGACAACCGTTTTACGCGCGCCCGCACGGGTGAAATCGGCCTGGTCGAGGCGTGGCAGCTGGCGCGCGCCGTGCGGCAGGCGGTGGTCGAGGACCGCGCGCTGACCGTGAAACGCCCCATCGTCGCCGTCATCGACGTGGCCAGCCAGGCCTACGGCCGGCGCGAAGAGGCCTACGGCATCCACCAGGCGCTGGCCGGCGCGGCAGGCGCTTACGCCGAGGCGCGCCTGGCCGGCCATCCCGTGATCGGCCTGATCGTCGGCAAGGCCATGTCGGGCGCCTTCCTCGCGCACGGCTACCAGGCCAACCGCCTGATCGCGCTCGACGACCCGCAAGTGATGGTGCATGCGATGGGCAAGGCGTCGGCCGCGCGCATCACCTTGCGCACCGTGGAAGCACTCGAAGCGCTGGCCGCCACCATCGCGCCGATGGCCTACGACATTGGCAACTACGCCACCCTGGGCCTGCTGTGGCAAACCTTGCAGGTGGCGCAGCCCGACGATCCGTCGGCGCAGGACGCGGCCGCCGTCGAGGCCTGCCTGCAGGCGGCCCTGGCCGACATCCGCGCCGATCCGCTGGCGGACCTGTCCAGCCGCCTGGGCGCGCCGCACCGCCAGGCGTCGGCAAAAGTCAGGGAGGTGCTGGGGCAGCAGTGGTAG